Proteins from one Hoplias malabaricus isolate fHopMal1 chromosome 2, fHopMal1.hap1, whole genome shotgun sequence genomic window:
- the ythdc2 gene encoding 3'-5' RNA helicase YTHDC2 isoform X1 — MSQPNSGSKKSNMNSSKQFNSLKSKGLKDIRIDEEVKIAVNVALERFQYSDQKEMEFPSSLTSSERAFIHRLAQSLGYISKSKGKGSNRFLTVRKKDGSESTQSIMTFNLTGNSKHVVRSLLQRFPITNKERTDLLPRSERGLAVSPEAGDRNREKNRTSGRLNNGIPQVPPRRGPSELECFRRSLPVYERQEEIVATIKENQVVLVVGETGSGKTTQIPQFLLDDSSQKGIPCRIFCTQPRRLAAIAVAERVAAERGENVGQTIGYQIRLESRVSPKTLLTFCTSGVLLRTLMAGDATLSTVTHVIVDEVHERDGLTDFLLTKMRDMLQKMPTLKLILSSAALDVDLFIRYFGKCPVIYIKGRPFEVKQLFLEDILRTTGYTNKDMVKYKTEMQREERQQTSLTEWCEVKEGFSRPEPQREKTPTCILQENDLLDDLGDSAFCQLNEKDVTSLEPWLLKEMDTCISDIFLMQDADAFNQLFNLILNENISVDYRHSKTSATPLMAAAGRGFITQMEQLLSMGASVHMKASNGWTALDWARHFNQTEAVDLLESHISSLEAGQLDESSLVQSCSGELSAEDQELLKAYHHSFDDEKVDLDLIMHLLYNICQSSDEGAVLIFLPGYDEIVGLRDRILFDDKRFAEHQHRYQVFTLHSNMQTSDQRKVLKPTPNGVRKIILSTNIAETSITVNDVVFVIDSGKVKEKAFDALNHVTMLKMVWISKASALQRKGRSGRCRPGISFHLFSRLRFKNMLEYQVPQLLRMPLQELCLHTKLLAPINCPIAEFLAKAPEPPHLMTVKNAVQMLKTIDAMDPWEDLTELGYHLADLPVEPHLGKMVLCSVVLKCLDPILTIACTLAYRDPFVLPAQASQKRAAMLCRKRFAANTFSDHMALLRAFQAWQKARSDGWERSFCEKNFLSQATMEMIFGMRTQLLGQLRAIGFVRARGGGDIRDVNLNSENWAVVKTALVSGMYPNLIHVDKESLTLVGAKEKKVRLHPTSVLSQPQYRKVSSSRIYPVNAQAAAVQSLPTDWLIYDEMTRAHRIASVRCCTAVSPLTVALFGGGSKLPSTAFQEPAMPRAVDEAVNESSDSEMEDRSTAHLAQIKIDEWLNFKLDREMADLVFQLRQRWHSLFLRRIRSPAKPLSQLDEATIRALVSVMSAEEQASCLQQPTGIGQRPKPMSSEEPPQPSSWRSTNSRRALMEPEQGDEGASGDRPSRVSPALSLSKSYRDKGAVHSKHSADDRLSVKSDSPSFNSPCTSPSSNSSGKCSISPSPRPPPPVRYFIMKSSNLRNIELSQLRGIWSTTPNNEHKLNRAFQESAMVFLIFSVQGSGHFQGYAKMSSEIGSERCQDWGSSGLGGVFQVEWIRKESLPFQFTHQLLNPWNDNKKVQISRDGQELEPQAGGQLLQLWDRISTKQQHEI, encoded by the exons ATGTCTCAGCCGAACTCAGGCTCCAAGAAATCAAACATGAATTCTTCTAAGCAGTTCAATTCACTGAAATCAAAAGGTCTGAAAGACATCAGGATTGATGAAGAAGTTAAAATAGCTGTGAACGTAGCTCTGGAGAGGTTCCAGTATAGCGACCAAAAAG AGATGGAATTTCCTTCCTCACTGACCAGCTCGGAAAGAGCATTCATACATCGCCTTGCCCAGTCTTTGGGCTACATTTCAAAAAGCAAGGG taaaggaTCAAACCGGTTCCTCACTGTAAGGAAGAAGGATGGCTCAGAGTCCACTCAGTCCATTATGACCTTTAATTTGACTGGAAATTCTAAGCATGTGGTTCGAAGCCTGCTGCAGAGGTTTCCCATTACCAATAAGGAACGCACAGACCTCCTTCCACGCTCTGAAAGAGGGCTGGCTGTTTCACCTGAAGCTGGTG aTCGCAACCGAGAAAAGAACAGGACGAGCGGCAGGCTAAATAATGGTATTCCCCAAGTGCCTCCAAGGAGAGGTCCGTCTGAGCTGGAATGTTTTCGACGGTCTCTGCCTGTCTATGAGCGTCAGGAGGAGATAGTGGCAACTATCAAAGAGAACCAGGTGGTGCTGGTAGTGGGAGAGACAGGCTCAGGCAAAACTACTCAG ATCCCACAGTTCTTGCTGGATGACAGCAGTCAGAAAGGAATTCCATGCCGAATTTTCTGTACACAGCCGAGAAGGCTGGCAGCCATCGCTGTAGCAGAGCGTGTGGctgcagagagaggagaaaatgtCGGTCAGACCATTGGCTACCAGATCCGCCTAGAGAGCAG AGTTTCACCCAAAACCTTACTGACATTCTGCACTAGTGGAGTGCTGCTCAGAACCTTAATGGCTGGAGATgccacactgtccactgtcacACATGTCATTGTG GATGAGGTCCACGAGCGTGATGGCCTGACAGATTTTCTCTTAACCAAGATGAGAGACATGTTGCAGAAAATGCCGACTCTGAAACTCATCCTTTCCAGTGCCGCCCTAGACGTGGACCTTTTCATCAGATACTTTGGCAAATGCCCTGTCATTTACA tcAAAGGGCGACCATTTGAAGTCAAACAGCTTTTTCTGGAGGACATTTTGAGGACCACAGGCTACACAAACAAAGATATGGTCAAATATAAGACAGAGATGCAAAGAG AGGAGAGGCAGCAGACATCTCTTACGGAGTGGTGTGAGGTAAAAGAAGGATTTTCTCGTCCTGAGCCTCAGAGAGAAAAGACACCTACCTGCATCCTTCAGGAGAACGACCTGCTGGATGACTTGGGGGACAGTGCCTTCTGCCAGCTG AATGAGAAGGATGTAACCTCACTGGAGCCATGGCTGCTGAAGGAAATGGATACCTGCATCTCAGACATCTTCTTAATGCAGGATGCTGATGCCTTCAATCAGCTTTTTAATCTGATTCTCAATGAGAACATAAGTG TTGACTACAGACACAGTAAGACAAGTGCCACTCCATTGATGGCGGCTGCTGGGAGAGGTTTTATCACCCAGATGGAGCAGCTCCTCAGCATGGGAGCCAGTGTGCACATGAAAGCATCAAATGGGTG GACTGCACTTGACTGGGCCAGACATTTTAATCAGACTGAAGCAGTGGATCTTCTGGAGTCACATAT CTCCTCTTTAGAGGCAGGTCAGCTGGACGAATCATCTCTGGTGCAGTCGTGCAGTGGTGAGCTGAGTGCAGAGGACCAGGAGCTGCTGAAAGCCTACCATCACAGCTTTGATGATGAGAAGGTGGACCTGGACCTCATCATGCATCTGCTCTACAACATCTGCCAAAGCTCAGATGAAG GTGCGGTGCTGATATTTTTACCAGGATATGATGAAATAGTTGGACTGCGAGACCGCATTCTTTTTGATGACAAAAGATTTGCAGAACATCAACACAG GTACCAGGTATTCACACTGCACTCCAACATGCAGACCTCAGATCAGAGGAAAGTTCTAAAACCAACACCAAACGGAGTTCGGAAAATT ATACTTTCAACAAACATCGCAGAGACGAGTATCACTGTCAATGACGTTGTCTTTGTCATAGACTCTGGAAAAGTAAAAGAG AAAGCTTTCGACGCCCTGAATCATGTGACCATGCTAAAGATGGTTTGGATCTCAAAGGCAAGCGCATTGCAGCGTAAGGGGAG ATCTGGACGTTGTAGGCCAGGAATCTCTTTCCATTTGTTCAGTCGGCTgcgttttaaaaacatgttggaGTATCAGGTCCCACAGCTGTTGCGTATGCCTCTGCAG GAACTCTGTCTCCACACTAAGCTCCTTGCTCCCATTAACTGCCCCATTGCTGAGTTCTTGGCCAAAGCTCCAGAGCCTCCTCACCTGATGACTGTGAAGAATGCGGTGCAGATGCTGAAG ACTATCGACGCCATGGACCCTTGGGAGGACTTGACGGAGCTGGGCTATCACTTGGCCGACCTGCCTGTAGAGCCACACCTAGGGAAGATGGTGCTGTGTTCTGTGGTGTTAAAGTGCCTGGACCCCATCCTCACCATAGCCTGCACTCTGGCCTACAGAGACCCGTTTGTGCTGCCCGCTCAGGCCTCACAGAAACGAGCCGCCATGCTGTGCAGAAAACGCTTCGCTGCCAACACTTTCAGTGACCACATGGCTCTGCTTCGAGCCTTTCAG GCATGGCAAAAGGCCCGTAGCGATGGCTGGGAGAGATCCTTCTGTGAGAAGAACTTTCTATCACAGGCCACCATGGAGATGATATTTGGGATGCGGACACAACTTCTGGGCCAGCTCAGAGCCATag GTTTCGTGCGAGCCAGAGGTGGTGGTGATATCAGGGATGTTAATCTGAACTCTGAGAACTGGGCAGTTGTGAAGACTGCACTGGTGTCAGGAATGTACCCCAACCTGATTCATGTGGACAAAGAGAGCCTGACACTTGTGGGAGCCAAAGAGAAGAAGGTCCGCCTCCACCCTACATCTGTCCTCAGCCAGCCCCAGTACAGGAAGGTTAGTAGCAGCAGG ATTTATCCAGTCAATGCTCAGGCTGCAGCAGTCCAGTCTCTGCCCACTGACTGGCTGATCTACGATGAGATGACACGGGCACACAGGATCGCCAGCGTGCGCTGCTGCACGGCGGTCAGTCCGCTCACTGTGGCTTTGTTTGGAGGAGGCAGCAAACTGCCCAGTACTGCTTTCCAGGAACCTGCCATGCCAAGAG CTGTGGACGAGGCTGTGAATGAGAGCAGTGACAGTGAGATGGAGGATCGCTCCACAGCTCACCTGGCCCAGATAAAGATCGACGAGTGGCTTAACTTCAAATTGGATCGAGAG aTGGCAGACCTGGTGTTTCAGCTCAGGCAGCGATGGCACAGTCTTTTCCTGAGGAGAATCCGTTCCCCCGCTAAACCATTGTCACAGCTGGACGAAGCTACTATCCGAGCTCTGGTCTCGGTGATGTCCGCTGAGGAGCAAGCATCTTGCCTACAGCAGCCCACAGGCATTGGACAGAGACCCAAACCCATGTCCTCAGAGGAGCCCCCACAGCCCTCATCCTGGAGGAGCACCAATAGCCGACGGGCCCTCATGGAGCCAGAGCAGGGAGATGAGGGAGCCAGTGGAGACAG GCCTTCAAGAGTGTcgcctgctctctctctgtcaaagAGCTACAGAGATAAAGGTGCTGTTCACTCCAAGCATTCTGCTGATGACCGTCTCTCAGTAAAGTCAGACAGCCCCAGCTTTAACAGCCCCTGCACCAGCCCCTCCTCCAACTCCTCTGGAAAA TGCTCCATCTCCCCATCTCCGAGACCCCCTCCACCTGTCCGTTATTTCATCATGAAGAGCAGTAACCTGAGGAACATTGAACTGTCCCAGCTGAGGGGCATCTGGTCCACGACGCCCAACAACGAGCACAAACTAAACCGAGCCTTCCAGGAGAGCGCCATGGTCTTCCTCATCTTTTCCGTACAAGGTTCTGGACACTTCCAG ggCTATGCTAAAATGAGTTCCGAAATTGGTTCGGAGCGCTGTCAGGACTGGGGTTCATCTGGACTGGGAGGGGTTTTCCAAGTGGAATGGATCCGTAAAGAGAGTCTCCCCTTCCAGTTTACGCACCAGCTCCTCAACCCCTGGAATGACAACAAGAAAGTGCAGATCAGCCGAGACGGACAG GAGCTGGAGCCGCAGGCTGGAGGACAGCTGCTGCAGCTGTGGGATCGCATCTCCACCAAACAACAGCATGAG ATTTGA
- the ythdc2 gene encoding 3'-5' RNA helicase YTHDC2 isoform X2 — translation MSQPNSGSKKSNMNSSKQFNSLKSKGLKDIRIDEEVKIAVNVALERFQYSDQKEMEFPSSLTSSERAFIHRLAQSLGYISKSKGKGSNRFLTVRKKDGSESTQSIMTFNLTGNSKHVVRSLLQRFPITNKERTDLLPRSERGLAVSPEAGDRNREKNRTSGRLNNGIPQVPPRRGPSELECFRRSLPVYERQEEIVATIKENQVVLVVGETGSGKTTQIPQFLLDDSSQKGIPCRIFCTQPRRLAAIAVAERVAAERGENVGQTIGYQIRLESRVSPKTLLTFCTSGVLLRTLMAGDATLSTVTHVIVDEVHERDGLTDFLLTKMRDMLQKMPTLKLILSSAALDVDLFIRYFGKCPVIYIKGRPFEVKQLFLEDILRTTGYTNKDMVKYKTEMQREERQQTSLTEWCEVKEGFSRPEPQREKTPTCILQENDLLDDLGDSAFCQLNEKDVTSLEPWLLKEMDTCISDIFLMQDADAFNQLFNLILNENISVDYRHSKTSATPLMAAAGRGFITQMEQLLSMGASVHMKASNGWTALDWARHFNQTEAVDLLESHISSLEAGQLDESSLVQSCSGELSAEDQELLKAYHHSFDDEKVDLDLIMHLLYNICQSSDEGAVLIFLPGYDEIVGLRDRILFDDKRFAEHQHRYQVFTLHSNMQTSDQRKVLKPTPNGVRKIILSTNIAETSITVNDVVFVIDSGKVKEKAFDALNHVTMLKMVWISKASALQRKGRSGRCRPGISFHLFSRLRFKNMLEYQVPQLLRMPLQELCLHTKLLAPINCPIAEFLAKAPEPPHLMTVKNAVQMLKTIDAMDPWEDLTELGYHLADLPVEPHLGKMVLCSVVLKCLDPILTIACTLAYRDPFVLPAQASQKRAAMLCRKRFAANTFSDHMALLRAFQAWQKARSDGWERSFCEKNFLSQATMEMIFGMRTQLLGQLRAIGFVRARGGGDIRDVNLNSENWAVVKTALVSGMYPNLIHVDKESLTLVGAKEKKVRLHPTSVLSQPQYRKIYPVNAQAAAVQSLPTDWLIYDEMTRAHRIASVRCCTAVSPLTVALFGGGSKLPSTAFQEPAMPRAVDEAVNESSDSEMEDRSTAHLAQIKIDEWLNFKLDREMADLVFQLRQRWHSLFLRRIRSPAKPLSQLDEATIRALVSVMSAEEQASCLQQPTGIGQRPKPMSSEEPPQPSSWRSTNSRRALMEPEQGDEGASGDRPSRVSPALSLSKSYRDKGAVHSKHSADDRLSVKSDSPSFNSPCTSPSSNSSGKCSISPSPRPPPPVRYFIMKSSNLRNIELSQLRGIWSTTPNNEHKLNRAFQESAMVFLIFSVQGSGHFQGYAKMSSEIGSERCQDWGSSGLGGVFQVEWIRKESLPFQFTHQLLNPWNDNKKVQISRDGQELEPQAGGQLLQLWDRISTKQQHEI, via the exons ATGTCTCAGCCGAACTCAGGCTCCAAGAAATCAAACATGAATTCTTCTAAGCAGTTCAATTCACTGAAATCAAAAGGTCTGAAAGACATCAGGATTGATGAAGAAGTTAAAATAGCTGTGAACGTAGCTCTGGAGAGGTTCCAGTATAGCGACCAAAAAG AGATGGAATTTCCTTCCTCACTGACCAGCTCGGAAAGAGCATTCATACATCGCCTTGCCCAGTCTTTGGGCTACATTTCAAAAAGCAAGGG taaaggaTCAAACCGGTTCCTCACTGTAAGGAAGAAGGATGGCTCAGAGTCCACTCAGTCCATTATGACCTTTAATTTGACTGGAAATTCTAAGCATGTGGTTCGAAGCCTGCTGCAGAGGTTTCCCATTACCAATAAGGAACGCACAGACCTCCTTCCACGCTCTGAAAGAGGGCTGGCTGTTTCACCTGAAGCTGGTG aTCGCAACCGAGAAAAGAACAGGACGAGCGGCAGGCTAAATAATGGTATTCCCCAAGTGCCTCCAAGGAGAGGTCCGTCTGAGCTGGAATGTTTTCGACGGTCTCTGCCTGTCTATGAGCGTCAGGAGGAGATAGTGGCAACTATCAAAGAGAACCAGGTGGTGCTGGTAGTGGGAGAGACAGGCTCAGGCAAAACTACTCAG ATCCCACAGTTCTTGCTGGATGACAGCAGTCAGAAAGGAATTCCATGCCGAATTTTCTGTACACAGCCGAGAAGGCTGGCAGCCATCGCTGTAGCAGAGCGTGTGGctgcagagagaggagaaaatgtCGGTCAGACCATTGGCTACCAGATCCGCCTAGAGAGCAG AGTTTCACCCAAAACCTTACTGACATTCTGCACTAGTGGAGTGCTGCTCAGAACCTTAATGGCTGGAGATgccacactgtccactgtcacACATGTCATTGTG GATGAGGTCCACGAGCGTGATGGCCTGACAGATTTTCTCTTAACCAAGATGAGAGACATGTTGCAGAAAATGCCGACTCTGAAACTCATCCTTTCCAGTGCCGCCCTAGACGTGGACCTTTTCATCAGATACTTTGGCAAATGCCCTGTCATTTACA tcAAAGGGCGACCATTTGAAGTCAAACAGCTTTTTCTGGAGGACATTTTGAGGACCACAGGCTACACAAACAAAGATATGGTCAAATATAAGACAGAGATGCAAAGAG AGGAGAGGCAGCAGACATCTCTTACGGAGTGGTGTGAGGTAAAAGAAGGATTTTCTCGTCCTGAGCCTCAGAGAGAAAAGACACCTACCTGCATCCTTCAGGAGAACGACCTGCTGGATGACTTGGGGGACAGTGCCTTCTGCCAGCTG AATGAGAAGGATGTAACCTCACTGGAGCCATGGCTGCTGAAGGAAATGGATACCTGCATCTCAGACATCTTCTTAATGCAGGATGCTGATGCCTTCAATCAGCTTTTTAATCTGATTCTCAATGAGAACATAAGTG TTGACTACAGACACAGTAAGACAAGTGCCACTCCATTGATGGCGGCTGCTGGGAGAGGTTTTATCACCCAGATGGAGCAGCTCCTCAGCATGGGAGCCAGTGTGCACATGAAAGCATCAAATGGGTG GACTGCACTTGACTGGGCCAGACATTTTAATCAGACTGAAGCAGTGGATCTTCTGGAGTCACATAT CTCCTCTTTAGAGGCAGGTCAGCTGGACGAATCATCTCTGGTGCAGTCGTGCAGTGGTGAGCTGAGTGCAGAGGACCAGGAGCTGCTGAAAGCCTACCATCACAGCTTTGATGATGAGAAGGTGGACCTGGACCTCATCATGCATCTGCTCTACAACATCTGCCAAAGCTCAGATGAAG GTGCGGTGCTGATATTTTTACCAGGATATGATGAAATAGTTGGACTGCGAGACCGCATTCTTTTTGATGACAAAAGATTTGCAGAACATCAACACAG GTACCAGGTATTCACACTGCACTCCAACATGCAGACCTCAGATCAGAGGAAAGTTCTAAAACCAACACCAAACGGAGTTCGGAAAATT ATACTTTCAACAAACATCGCAGAGACGAGTATCACTGTCAATGACGTTGTCTTTGTCATAGACTCTGGAAAAGTAAAAGAG AAAGCTTTCGACGCCCTGAATCATGTGACCATGCTAAAGATGGTTTGGATCTCAAAGGCAAGCGCATTGCAGCGTAAGGGGAG ATCTGGACGTTGTAGGCCAGGAATCTCTTTCCATTTGTTCAGTCGGCTgcgttttaaaaacatgttggaGTATCAGGTCCCACAGCTGTTGCGTATGCCTCTGCAG GAACTCTGTCTCCACACTAAGCTCCTTGCTCCCATTAACTGCCCCATTGCTGAGTTCTTGGCCAAAGCTCCAGAGCCTCCTCACCTGATGACTGTGAAGAATGCGGTGCAGATGCTGAAG ACTATCGACGCCATGGACCCTTGGGAGGACTTGACGGAGCTGGGCTATCACTTGGCCGACCTGCCTGTAGAGCCACACCTAGGGAAGATGGTGCTGTGTTCTGTGGTGTTAAAGTGCCTGGACCCCATCCTCACCATAGCCTGCACTCTGGCCTACAGAGACCCGTTTGTGCTGCCCGCTCAGGCCTCACAGAAACGAGCCGCCATGCTGTGCAGAAAACGCTTCGCTGCCAACACTTTCAGTGACCACATGGCTCTGCTTCGAGCCTTTCAG GCATGGCAAAAGGCCCGTAGCGATGGCTGGGAGAGATCCTTCTGTGAGAAGAACTTTCTATCACAGGCCACCATGGAGATGATATTTGGGATGCGGACACAACTTCTGGGCCAGCTCAGAGCCATag GTTTCGTGCGAGCCAGAGGTGGTGGTGATATCAGGGATGTTAATCTGAACTCTGAGAACTGGGCAGTTGTGAAGACTGCACTGGTGTCAGGAATGTACCCCAACCTGATTCATGTGGACAAAGAGAGCCTGACACTTGTGGGAGCCAAAGAGAAGAAGGTCCGCCTCCACCCTACATCTGTCCTCAGCCAGCCCCAGTACAGGAAG ATTTATCCAGTCAATGCTCAGGCTGCAGCAGTCCAGTCTCTGCCCACTGACTGGCTGATCTACGATGAGATGACACGGGCACACAGGATCGCCAGCGTGCGCTGCTGCACGGCGGTCAGTCCGCTCACTGTGGCTTTGTTTGGAGGAGGCAGCAAACTGCCCAGTACTGCTTTCCAGGAACCTGCCATGCCAAGAG CTGTGGACGAGGCTGTGAATGAGAGCAGTGACAGTGAGATGGAGGATCGCTCCACAGCTCACCTGGCCCAGATAAAGATCGACGAGTGGCTTAACTTCAAATTGGATCGAGAG aTGGCAGACCTGGTGTTTCAGCTCAGGCAGCGATGGCACAGTCTTTTCCTGAGGAGAATCCGTTCCCCCGCTAAACCATTGTCACAGCTGGACGAAGCTACTATCCGAGCTCTGGTCTCGGTGATGTCCGCTGAGGAGCAAGCATCTTGCCTACAGCAGCCCACAGGCATTGGACAGAGACCCAAACCCATGTCCTCAGAGGAGCCCCCACAGCCCTCATCCTGGAGGAGCACCAATAGCCGACGGGCCCTCATGGAGCCAGAGCAGGGAGATGAGGGAGCCAGTGGAGACAG GCCTTCAAGAGTGTcgcctgctctctctctgtcaaagAGCTACAGAGATAAAGGTGCTGTTCACTCCAAGCATTCTGCTGATGACCGTCTCTCAGTAAAGTCAGACAGCCCCAGCTTTAACAGCCCCTGCACCAGCCCCTCCTCCAACTCCTCTGGAAAA TGCTCCATCTCCCCATCTCCGAGACCCCCTCCACCTGTCCGTTATTTCATCATGAAGAGCAGTAACCTGAGGAACATTGAACTGTCCCAGCTGAGGGGCATCTGGTCCACGACGCCCAACAACGAGCACAAACTAAACCGAGCCTTCCAGGAGAGCGCCATGGTCTTCCTCATCTTTTCCGTACAAGGTTCTGGACACTTCCAG ggCTATGCTAAAATGAGTTCCGAAATTGGTTCGGAGCGCTGTCAGGACTGGGGTTCATCTGGACTGGGAGGGGTTTTCCAAGTGGAATGGATCCGTAAAGAGAGTCTCCCCTTCCAGTTTACGCACCAGCTCCTCAACCCCTGGAATGACAACAAGAAAGTGCAGATCAGCCGAGACGGACAG GAGCTGGAGCCGCAGGCTGGAGGACAGCTGCTGCAGCTGTGGGATCGCATCTCCACCAAACAACAGCATGAG ATTTGA